The Pontibacter pudoricolor genome contains a region encoding:
- the pafA gene encoding alkaline phosphatase PafA — translation MRTISAKVVFVCMLLLSACATKTGTISQKENAVTIDRPKLVVGIVVDQMRYDFLYRYWYKYGNDGFKKLVKQGFNFKNTNYSYVPTYTAPGHASIYTGSVPAVNGIIANSWFNRETGKTMYCVEDKTVKTVGSTSKAGEMSPRNLLSTTITDQLKLATNKRSKVIAVALKDRGAVIPGGFMADGAYWFDSKSGNFITSTFYKEELPGWVNEFNGQKLADKYLSQTWNTLLPIAQYTNSTADDMPYEEGLPGKEKPVFPYELATLRANDYELIRTTPFGNTLTKDIALKALHAEQLGRGESTDFLSVSFSSTDYIGHDFGPNSIEVEDTYIRLDREIAELLKELESTVGKDNLLVFLTADHGIANVPAYMIGERVTAGAIGYYTVGDSVKTYLARNYGEGKWLEKYTNQQVYLNHKLIKEKKLNLTEVQQNVAQYLMTLEGVARTITADALQRTSWNNGQMRLVENGYNARRSGDVIVQLEPNWQKHGPKGTAHGSYSTHDTHVPLLWYGWKVKPGESATPTEVADISPTIATWLNIQEPSGSVGKALQEYMK, via the coding sequence ATGAGAACTATAAGCGCCAAAGTTGTATTTGTATGTATGTTGCTGCTTTCAGCGTGTGCAACTAAAACAGGTACCATCAGTCAGAAAGAGAATGCCGTAACTATAGACCGCCCGAAACTGGTGGTGGGTATAGTTGTAGACCAGATGCGTTATGATTTTTTGTATCGCTACTGGTATAAGTATGGTAACGATGGTTTTAAAAAACTGGTAAAGCAGGGGTTCAATTTTAAGAACACGAACTATAGTTACGTACCCACTTATACGGCTCCTGGCCATGCCAGCATTTATACAGGTAGTGTGCCGGCAGTTAATGGCATAATTGCAAACAGCTGGTTTAACCGCGAAACAGGTAAGACCATGTACTGTGTGGAAGACAAAACGGTGAAGACAGTAGGCAGTACTTCCAAAGCCGGCGAAATGTCACCTAGAAACCTGCTTTCCACAACTATAACCGATCAGCTGAAACTGGCTACGAATAAAAGATCTAAAGTTATAGCGGTTGCCCTTAAAGATAGAGGAGCTGTTATTCCGGGAGGATTTATGGCCGATGGCGCGTACTGGTTTGATTCGAAGTCGGGCAATTTTATAACAAGTACATTTTACAAAGAAGAGCTGCCTGGTTGGGTAAATGAGTTTAACGGGCAAAAGCTGGCAGATAAATACCTGAGCCAGACCTGGAATACACTTTTACCGATAGCACAGTATACAAACAGCACTGCCGATGACATGCCTTACGAAGAAGGTTTGCCTGGTAAAGAGAAGCCTGTTTTCCCGTATGAGCTGGCCACGTTAAGAGCAAATGATTACGAACTGATCCGTACTACGCCTTTTGGGAATACGTTAACAAAAGATATTGCTTTAAAAGCATTACATGCAGAGCAACTGGGCAGAGGCGAGTCTACAGATTTTTTGTCAGTTAGTTTTTCTTCAACAGATTATATAGGGCATGATTTCGGACCAAATTCTATAGAAGTAGAAGATACGTACATCCGCCTGGACCGTGAGATTGCAGAGCTGTTAAAGGAACTGGAAAGCACAGTAGGAAAAGATAACCTGCTGGTGTTTTTAACGGCTGACCATGGTATAGCCAATGTGCCGGCTTATATGATCGGTGAAAGAGTAACGGCAGGAGCGATAGGTTACTATACAGTTGGAGATTCTGTGAAAACGTACCTGGCCCGTAACTATGGCGAAGGCAAATGGCTTGAAAAATACACAAACCAGCAGGTTTACCTGAACCATAAACTTATAAAAGAGAAAAAACTGAACCTGACAGAGGTGCAGCAAAACGTGGCTCAGTACTTAATGACCCTGGAAGGTGTAGCCCGAACGATAACCGCAGATGCGCTGCAGCGTACCAGTTGGAACAACGGGCAGATGCGACTGGTTGAAAATGGGTATAACGCCCGCAGATCGGGAGATGTGATCGTGCAACTGGAACCTAACTGGCAGAAACATGGTCCGAAAGGTACTGCACACGGCTCTTACTCTACCCACGATACGCATGTACCGCTTTTATGGTACGGCTGGAAAGTGAAACCGGGTGAAAGTGCTACACCAACAGAAGTTGCAGACATTTCGCCAACTATAGCTACCTGGCTAAATATACAGGAGCCGAGTGGCAGCGTAGGAAAAGCATTACAAGAATATATGAAATAA
- a CDS encoding inorganic diphosphatase, translating to MNNLDKNNPWHSVSYGEEAPGVVTAIIEIPKGSKAKYELDKESGMLKLDRVLFSSIHYPANYGFIPKTYCDDKDPLDILVICSVDVQPMCLIDAKVIGVMQMIDNNEEDDKIIAVANNDMSVRHINDISELPPHTLLEVRRFFEDYKKLEMKEVIVEQFLGREAAYEIIQQSIDLYNTTFTGEKQNVL from the coding sequence ATGAATAATTTAGACAAAAACAATCCATGGCATAGCGTAAGCTACGGAGAGGAAGCACCTGGGGTGGTAACGGCCATTATTGAAATACCAAAAGGCTCTAAGGCAAAGTACGAGTTAGATAAGGAAAGCGGAATGCTGAAGCTGGATCGTGTACTTTTCTCATCCATACATTACCCGGCCAACTATGGCTTTATCCCTAAAACCTACTGCGACGACAAAGACCCGTTGGATATTCTGGTGATCTGCTCGGTAGATGTACAGCCAATGTGCTTGATCGATGCAAAAGTGATCGGGGTGATGCAGATGATCGACAACAACGAAGAAGATGACAAGATCATAGCAGTTGCCAACAACGACATGTCTGTGCGCCACATAAACGACATCTCTGAATTGCCGCCACACACGTTGCTGGAAGTGCGTCGTTTCTTTGAAGATTATAAGAAGCTGGAGATGAAAGAAGTTATTGTGGAGCAGTTCCTTGGCCGCGAAGCAGCATACGAGATCATTCAGCAGAGCATCGACCTGTACAACACTACGTTTACCGGCGAGAAGCAGAACGTACTGTAA
- a CDS encoding UbiA prenyltransferase family protein codes for MKRSETETNLNYSVSPVYSLLLKVLNGMLYSSVFISICAFALTIETYLLADLPVSVPMAVFIFLATLFTYNLSSIRSVVLQKQATYYPESWWHRHRKTMAIVGLLSIALATIVYFYFGLRLNFWFVLHLAIISIGYTIPVMYRRKSVQPLRRVPLLKVFLIAYVWAMVTGLFPLIDAGVEIMDLPGLLLLLRRFLFILALALLFDIRDYTYDKHTQTLTVPGLIGVNYTKLLSLGLLLSYAVVVSISESGTIQTALIAAAVAAAFVVWFSSELKPRVYFLLLADGAMLLHAALVCFVKI; via the coding sequence ATGAAACGAAGCGAAACAGAAACGAACCTGAACTATAGCGTAAGCCCTGTTTATAGTCTGCTGTTAAAGGTGCTGAACGGCATGCTCTACAGCAGTGTGTTCATTTCGATCTGTGCGTTTGCGTTAACTATAGAAACCTACCTGCTTGCCGACCTTCCGGTATCTGTCCCGATGGCGGTGTTTATTTTCCTGGCGACGCTCTTTACCTATAACCTGAGCAGCATACGAAGTGTGGTGTTACAGAAGCAGGCTACCTATTATCCTGAGTCGTGGTGGCACAGGCACCGGAAAACCATGGCTATAGTTGGGCTGCTGAGTATTGCGCTGGCAACTATCGTTTACTTTTACTTTGGTCTGCGCCTTAATTTCTGGTTTGTGCTGCACCTGGCCATCATCTCTATAGGGTATACCATACCTGTTATGTACCGGAGAAAAAGTGTGCAACCGCTGCGCCGCGTCCCGCTGCTGAAAGTTTTCCTGATTGCATATGTGTGGGCCATGGTAACCGGGCTGTTTCCGCTTATAGATGCAGGAGTTGAAATTATGGACCTGCCCGGGTTGTTGTTACTGCTGCGCAGGTTCCTGTTTATCCTGGCGCTGGCCCTGCTCTTCGACATCCGGGATTATACTTACGACAAGCATACCCAAACATTAACGGTGCCCGGGCTTATTGGCGTGAACTATACAAAGTTGCTGTCGCTGGGGCTGCTGCTGAGCTATGCGGTGGTAGTGAGTATTTCGGAGAGTGGAACTATACAAACAGCACTTATTGCTGCGGCTGTGGCTGCTGCGTTTGTAGTCTGGTTCTCGTCAGAGTTAAAGCCGCGTGTTTACTTTCTGTTACTGGCAGACGGGGCTATGCTGCTGCACGCAGCCTTGGTCTGTTTTGTAAAGATCTAA
- a CDS encoding NAD(P)H-hydrate dehydratase produces MKILSAAQTREADAATLQYEEIDSLELMERAAKAFTGWFENKFTPQQQVCIFCGPGNNGGDGLAVARLLSQKQYHVKVFIVGDNQNPSPDHKVNLQRLPQTIVSQTIRSVAELPSLHKNHCVIDALFGTGLNRPVTGLFAEVIAYLNNSGACITAIDMPSGLYADSQTPDDATIVKAHYTISFELPKLAFFLPQHEQYVGEWHVVPIGLSPTFIADAPSEYRCITIDDIRKIIKPRKKFSHKGLYGHALLLCGGYGKMGAAVLAARACLRSGVGLLTMHVPSAGYNILQTAVPEAMTLTDNNRKHISELPENMDNYSVVGLGPGMGKEKVTKTTIGQLLATCSLPMVIDADAINIIASSDKLKSQLPKNRAIFTPHPKEFERLVGASKNNYDRLQDMKEFCREYSCYICLKGSHTAICTPEGKVFFNTTGNAGMATGGTGDVLTGILTALVAQGYSLEEACLLGVYVHGLAGDLALQKVGDIAMIASDLTDHLPQAFMTLTSN; encoded by the coding sequence ATGAAAATACTTTCCGCAGCCCAAACCCGCGAAGCCGATGCCGCTACTTTACAGTATGAAGAAATTGACTCGTTGGAACTGATGGAGCGGGCAGCCAAAGCCTTTACAGGTTGGTTCGAGAATAAGTTTACACCACAGCAGCAGGTATGCATTTTTTGCGGACCGGGCAACAATGGAGGCGATGGACTGGCAGTGGCACGATTACTCTCCCAAAAACAGTATCACGTAAAAGTATTTATAGTTGGCGACAACCAGAATCCATCACCCGACCATAAGGTAAACCTGCAGCGCCTGCCCCAAACTATAGTTTCGCAAACTATAAGGTCAGTAGCTGAACTGCCGTCGCTTCATAAAAACCATTGTGTAATAGATGCACTTTTCGGGACCGGCCTTAACCGGCCTGTAACGGGTTTATTTGCTGAAGTAATAGCCTATCTGAATAACAGCGGCGCCTGTATCACTGCTATCGACATGCCATCCGGGCTTTATGCCGATTCTCAGACACCCGACGATGCAACTATAGTTAAGGCACACTATACGATAAGCTTTGAATTGCCTAAACTGGCTTTCTTTCTGCCGCAGCACGAGCAATATGTTGGCGAATGGCATGTGGTTCCAATTGGTCTAAGTCCGACTTTTATTGCTGATGCGCCCTCTGAATATCGTTGTATAACTATAGATGATATCCGGAAGATCATCAAGCCACGAAAGAAGTTCTCCCATAAGGGTTTGTACGGCCATGCGTTGCTGCTGTGCGGAGGTTATGGCAAAATGGGTGCGGCAGTTTTGGCAGCAAGGGCCTGTTTGCGGAGCGGTGTTGGCTTACTGACAATGCATGTACCTTCTGCTGGTTACAACATACTGCAAACAGCCGTTCCCGAAGCCATGACGCTGACAGATAATAACCGCAAGCATATTTCGGAACTGCCGGAAAATATGGACAACTATAGCGTAGTAGGCTTAGGCCCGGGAATGGGCAAAGAGAAAGTTACCAAAACTACCATTGGTCAATTGCTGGCCACCTGTTCACTCCCGATGGTGATTGATGCCGATGCCATCAATATTATTGCCAGTAGCGACAAACTTAAATCTCAACTCCCAAAGAACAGGGCCATCTTTACACCACACCCCAAGGAGTTTGAGCGTTTGGTAGGAGCATCAAAAAATAACTATGACCGCCTGCAGGACATGAAAGAGTTTTGCCGTGAATACAGTTGCTACATTTGCCTTAAAGGATCGCATACGGCTATCTGCACCCCGGAAGGAAAAGTCTTTTTTAACACAACCGGCAATGCGGGCATGGCAACAGGCGGCACCGGCGATGTACTGACCGGAATACTTACAGCTTTAGTGGCACAGGGCTATAGTTTGGAAGAAGCTTGTTTACTGGGCGTATATGTGCATGGGTTAGCCGGAGACCTGGCACTTCAGAAAGTAGGCGACATCGCCATGATAGCCTCCGACCTGACCGATCATCTGCCGCAGGCCTTTATGACGCTTACCAGCAATTAG
- a CDS encoding DUF5686 and carboxypeptidase-like regulatory domain-containing protein, with the protein MLQLRLFFLLLFCLATIPTIAQVQEVHGTVRDAETREKLPFVSIAANQGETGTTTNLEGQFRLRHTKPITSLRFSYVGYMPQLLQPDSTGKVDVYLQPSAAQLQEVIVRAGVNPAHRIIELATRNRERNRPENIPAYTYRTYNKFILTATDPRNLNLSDTTFIVEAKDSAYFRMRKILEKQHLFLMESVTNFAYLKPNRTQETIVATRVSGLQQPSFGIVAAEARDFSVYADMPIFFGKNYLSPLSPGSTRKYDFILQETVVSGRDSVFIISFAPLKGRNFNGLKGLLYINSDGWAVQNIIAESASDAKSGIKLQQQFSKVQGRWFPTELDVEITIPQIEMKGHQPYGRIRTYITNINLSPGLKKSDFGAIALSQSPLANKQPEYIWQQYRSDSLDSFERRTYTVIDSVGKAQNLDRSIRIMEYLLTKKLPIGPISLDLNRLLHLSDFEGVRLGIGAHTNERLLDWLSVGGYWGYGFKDDEQKYGADAIFTLHKPTNLQLQAAFWEDVLEPGGRRLPFRQTRLFSDFRQPLLPYLDYTTHQHVSLSGRMGRYLQLHTQLQQEERRPTLFATDDQPQAIYSITEVKAGLRFAYGEQLMQLFNQTMATPGKYPVLWLQYTRGLDGVLDGNYSYNKYDLRVEGNLLHRTFGKSKFTLAAGLVTGDVPFVNLYNGYGSYSGEYEVYSGEGFETMAPYEFFSDKFTALFLQQDLGKRLLRTKFFKPDVVLVTNIGYGDLKQELPEFIVPQVKTMEKGFFESGLMLNNVISSAFSGIGVGVFYRYGPYELPKHKDNLKFKLTATIAF; encoded by the coding sequence ATGCTACAACTACGCCTGTTTTTTCTGCTACTGTTTTGCCTTGCAACTATACCAACTATAGCGCAGGTGCAGGAAGTGCACGGCACTGTACGCGATGCTGAAACCCGGGAAAAACTTCCTTTTGTAAGCATAGCGGCCAACCAGGGCGAAACCGGCACCACTACCAACCTCGAAGGACAGTTCCGGTTGCGCCATACCAAACCCATTACCAGCCTGCGGTTCAGTTATGTGGGGTATATGCCGCAACTACTCCAACCTGATTCCACGGGCAAAGTGGACGTATATTTACAGCCGTCGGCAGCACAGCTACAGGAAGTTATAGTTCGGGCAGGAGTAAATCCGGCACATCGCATCATAGAGCTTGCCACCCGCAACCGCGAACGGAACCGCCCTGAAAACATTCCGGCCTATACCTATCGTACGTATAACAAATTTATACTTACCGCCACCGACCCGCGCAACCTAAACCTGAGCGATACTACTTTTATAGTTGAAGCTAAAGATTCTGCCTACTTTAGAATGCGTAAAATACTGGAAAAGCAACACCTGTTCCTGATGGAGAGCGTGACAAACTTTGCTTACCTGAAACCCAACCGTACCCAGGAAACTATAGTTGCCACACGTGTATCGGGGCTGCAGCAGCCCAGTTTTGGTATAGTTGCCGCCGAAGCCCGCGACTTTTCTGTTTACGCCGACATGCCCATCTTTTTCGGGAAGAATTACCTGAGTCCGCTTAGCCCGGGCAGTACGCGCAAATACGATTTTATATTGCAGGAAACTGTTGTCAGCGGCCGGGATTCCGTTTTTATCATCTCGTTTGCGCCGCTAAAAGGGCGTAATTTTAACGGGCTCAAAGGTTTGCTTTACATCAACTCGGATGGCTGGGCCGTACAGAACATCATAGCCGAATCAGCCAGCGACGCCAAGAGTGGTATAAAACTGCAGCAACAGTTCAGTAAAGTGCAGGGCCGCTGGTTCCCCACCGAGCTCGACGTAGAGATAACGATTCCACAGATCGAAATGAAGGGTCATCAACCGTATGGCCGCATCCGAACCTATATTACCAACATTAACCTAAGCCCAGGCCTTAAAAAAAGCGACTTTGGTGCTATCGCTTTATCGCAATCTCCACTGGCCAACAAACAACCGGAATACATCTGGCAACAGTACCGCTCCGATAGCCTGGATTCATTTGAGCGACGCACTTATACTGTAATCGACAGCGTAGGCAAAGCCCAGAACCTCGACCGCTCGATCCGCATCATGGAGTACCTGCTCACCAAGAAATTACCCATAGGCCCTATCAGTTTAGATTTAAACCGGCTATTGCACCTCAGTGATTTTGAAGGTGTACGGCTGGGAATTGGTGCCCATACCAACGAGCGTCTTCTGGACTGGTTAAGCGTTGGCGGCTATTGGGGATATGGATTTAAGGATGACGAACAGAAGTATGGTGCCGATGCTATATTTACGTTACACAAGCCCACAAACTTGCAGCTCCAGGCGGCTTTTTGGGAAGATGTACTGGAACCAGGTGGCCGCAGACTTCCTTTCCGGCAAACCAGGCTATTCTCCGATTTTCGGCAGCCATTGCTCCCTTACCTGGATTACACGACACACCAACACGTCAGCCTTTCCGGCAGGATGGGGCGCTATCTGCAATTACACACACAACTGCAGCAGGAAGAACGCAGGCCAACTTTATTTGCAACAGATGATCAGCCACAGGCAATCTATAGTATAACAGAAGTTAAAGCAGGTTTGCGCTTTGCTTACGGAGAGCAACTGATGCAGCTTTTTAACCAGACAATGGCCACGCCAGGCAAATATCCTGTGTTATGGCTGCAATATACCCGCGGCCTGGATGGTGTGCTGGATGGCAACTATAGTTACAACAAATACGACCTGCGCGTTGAAGGCAACCTGCTACACCGCACCTTTGGGAAAAGCAAATTCACGCTTGCTGCAGGTTTGGTAACCGGCGATGTGCCTTTTGTTAATTTATATAACGGCTATGGCAGCTACTCCGGTGAGTATGAGGTTTACTCCGGCGAAGGCTTCGAAACAATGGCTCCGTATGAATTCTTTTCCGATAAATTTACGGCCCTCTTTCTGCAACAGGACCTGGGTAAACGACTACTCCGTACAAAGTTTTTTAAACCGGATGTAGTTCTGGTTACCAACATTGGCTACGGAGATCTGAAACAGGAATTGCCAGAGTTTATAGTTCCGCAGGTTAAAACAATGGAGAAAGGCTTTTTTGAATCCGGGTTGATGCTGAATAATGTGATCAGCTCTGCTTTCTCCGGGATCGGGGTGGGAGTTTTTTACCGGTACGGCCCTTACGAATTACCCAAACACAAAGACAACCTGAAATTTAAATTGACGGCAACTATAGCGTTTTAA
- a CDS encoding phosphatase PAP2 family protein, with product MKLTKLIALHLLWLGMLASPVAAQQASVLQHQSPVVALDTLNKSAADSALAVPADTVYPGQKKPFTDAQLREGSNKRYLKRAVLPAAALIGAGIYTIQDNGFFSSHDARDARHKHTPNFSTKVDDYLFFLPVAYMYGFNAFSSQNRHDIRRQTGLLLASGALTSAIVWPTKKLTNIDRPNGDPTAFPSGHTAYAFTIATIVDKEFRHKSPWISVGSYTIASATGVMRVLNNEHWMADVLAGAGVGILSVNTVYWLHDKFFKDKGLNEPVIAPTVLPNGKPGVGMSVTF from the coding sequence TTGAAGCTAACTAAGTTAATTGCGTTACACCTGCTCTGGCTGGGTATGCTGGCAAGCCCGGTTGCAGCACAACAGGCCTCCGTACTGCAACACCAATCACCGGTTGTTGCTCTGGATACATTAAATAAATCCGCTGCAGACTCTGCCCTCGCAGTTCCTGCAGATACGGTTTACCCCGGGCAGAAAAAACCCTTTACAGATGCCCAGCTGCGTGAAGGCAGCAACAAACGTTACCTGAAAAGGGCTGTTTTGCCGGCTGCTGCGCTTATCGGGGCAGGTATTTACACTATACAGGATAACGGCTTTTTCAGTAGCCACGATGCCCGTGATGCCCGGCACAAACACACGCCAAACTTCAGTACCAAGGTAGATGATTACCTGTTCTTCCTGCCGGTGGCTTACATGTATGGGTTTAACGCATTCTCATCCCAGAACCGCCACGACATCCGCCGCCAGACAGGCTTGCTTTTAGCATCAGGGGCACTTACTTCCGCTATAGTCTGGCCCACAAAAAAATTAACCAACATCGACAGGCCCAACGGCGACCCCACCGCTTTTCCGTCCGGGCACACAGCTTATGCTTTTACCATTGCCACTATAGTTGATAAGGAGTTCCGCCATAAAAGCCCCTGGATTAGTGTGGGCAGTTACACCATAGCCAGTGCTACCGGCGTAATGCGCGTACTGAATAACGAACACTGGATGGCTGATGTGCTGGCCGGTGCCGGTGTGGGCATACTTTCGGTAAATACAGTTTACTGGCTACACGATAAGTTCTTTAAAGATAAAGGATTAAATGAGCCGGTAATTGCGCCAACAGTTTTGCCAAACGGTAAGCCGGGTGTTGGCATGTCTGTTACGTTCTAA
- the ispF gene encoding 2-C-methyl-D-erythritol 2,4-cyclodiphosphate synthase yields the protein MKLKIRTGFGYDVHQLQEGLDFWLGGIKIPHTHGALGHSDADVLVHVICDALLGAANMRDIGFHFSDKDPQYKGIDSKVLLKEVVHLLAREGYEIGNIDSTICLQEPKVNPHIPEMKACLAKVMGIPEHDISIKATTTEHLGFVGKKEGVAAFATVLIIKQ from the coding sequence ATGAAATTAAAGATCAGAACCGGCTTCGGCTACGATGTACACCAACTACAGGAAGGGCTTGACTTTTGGTTGGGCGGCATTAAAATACCACACACGCACGGCGCCCTGGGCCACTCCGATGCCGACGTATTAGTTCATGTTATTTGCGATGCCCTGCTGGGTGCCGCCAACATGCGCGACATCGGCTTTCATTTTTCCGACAAAGACCCGCAATACAAAGGCATCGACAGCAAGGTTTTACTGAAAGAAGTAGTGCACCTGCTTGCCCGCGAAGGCTATGAGATCGGTAACATCGACTCTACCATTTGCCTTCAGGAACCAAAAGTAAATCCACATATTCCGGAAATGAAAGCCTGCCTTGCCAAAGTAATGGGCATTCCGGAGCACGATATTTCTATTAAGGCAACCACTACGGAGCACCTGGGCTTTGTGGGAAAAAAAGAAGGTGTTGCCGCTTTTGCTACCGTACTTATCATCAAACAATAA